Proteins encoded in a region of the Drosophila sechellia strain sech25 chromosome 2L, ASM438219v1, whole genome shotgun sequence genome:
- the LOC6613207 gene encoding protein FAM210B, mitochondrial codes for MFPKSGKTCVLLAARLPYGFALNQLKTMSPVHLFHSAALMQNYISGTKKPISIKGRQEYKCSSQDMNWTKHGGCFKQNYSTESASTGTATTLKLTKREQLKRAFKEYGATIVVFHVVISVISLGGFYALVSSGINLVPVLEYLGMGSSAVAEKVAAGSTFVVAFAVHKIFAPARISITLGTTPFIVRYLRSKGLLKPKST; via the coding sequence GTTTCCAAAGTCGGGGAAGACATGTGTGCTTCTTGCAGCCCGTTTGCCTTATGGGTTTGCGCTTAATCAACTCAAGACGATGTCACCTGTTCATCTCTTTCACTCCGCTGCCCTAATGCAAAACTACATAAGTGGAACAAAAAAACCTATTTCAATCAAAGGAAGACAGGAATACAAATGTTCATCTCAAGACATGAACTGGACGAAACATGGAGGATGCTTTAAGCAAAACTATAGTACCGAATCCGCCTCCACGGGCACCGCAACGACCTTAAAGTTGACCAAAAGGGAACAACTGAAGCGGGCATTCAAGGAGTATGGAGCAACCATTGTGGTCTTTCATGTGGTCATTTCCGTCATTTCTCTTGGAGGCTTTTATGCTCTTGTTTCCAGTGGAATAAACCTGGTGCCCGTACTGGAATACCTCGGTATGGGTTCATCGGCGGTTGCGGAGAAAGTTGCCGCAGGAAGCACTTTTGTTGTGGCCTTTGCCGTTCACAAAATCTTTGCGCCAGCCAGAATCAGCATCACATTGGGCACCACACCGTTCATCGTGAGGTATTTGCGATCCAAGGGACttttgaagccaaaaagcacaTAG